Proteins encoded by one window of Lacerta agilis isolate rLacAgi1 chromosome 11, rLacAgi1.pri, whole genome shotgun sequence:
- the APC gene encoding adenomatous polyposis coli protein yields MAAVSYDQLLKQVEALKMENSNLRQELEDNSNHLTKLESEASNMKEVLKQLQGSIEDEAMASSGQIDLLERLKELNLDSNNFPGVKLRPKISMRSYGSREGSVSSRSGECSPVPMGSFPRRGFMNGSRESTGYLEELEKERSLLLAELEKEEKEKDWYYAQLQNLTKRIDSLPLTENFSLQTDMTRRQLEYEARQIRAAMEEQLGTCQDMEKRAQVRVARIQQIEKDILRIRQLLQSQAAEAERAPPSKHDAGSHEAERQNEGQGAAEISVATAGSSQGSAARMDHETSSVMSSSSSYSVPRRLTNHLGTKVEMVYSLLSMLGTHDKDDMSRTLLAMSSSQDSCIAMRQSGCLPLLIQLLHGNDKDSVLLGNSRGSKEARARASAALHNIIHSQPDDKRGRREIRVLHLLEQIRAYCETCWEWQEAHDQGMDQDKNPMPAPVDHQICPAVCVLMKLSFDEEHRHAMNELGGLQAIAELLQVDCEMYGLTNDHYSVTLRRYAGMALTNLTFGDVANKATLCSMKGCMRALVAQLKSESEDLQQVIASVLRNLSWRADVNSKKTLREVGSVKALMECALEVKKESTLKSVLSALWNLSAHCTENKADICAVDGALAFLVGTLTYRSQTNTLAIIESGGGILRNVSSLIATNEDHRQILRENSCLQTLLHHLKSHSLTIVSNACGTLWNLSARNSKDQEALWDMGAVSMLKNLIHSKHKMIAMGSAAALRNLMANRPAKYKDANIMSPGSSLPSLHVRKQKALEAELDAQHLSETFDNIDNLSPKTSHRNKQRHKQNLYSEYVLDANRHEDGVCRSENFNSGNVTVLPPYLNTTVLPGSSSSSRGNTESSRSDKDRSLDRERAMGLSSYHSATENSGSSSKRMGMQISTAAAQISKVMEEVNMHIPQEERSNGSVTEMHCLPEDRNALRRTATAHSHTNTYNFPKSENRTCPVPYAKVEYKRASNDSLNSVSSSDGYGKRGQMKPIESYSEDEESKFCSYGQYPADLAHKIHSANHMDDNDGELDTPINYSLKYSDEQLNSGRQSPSQNERWARPKHIIEEEIKQNEQRQSRSQSGAYPVYAESSDNKHMNYQSAFGQTECVSPFRSRESNSSEQNRVTCSHGINPKANQSICPVDDYEDDKPTNYSERYSEEEQHEEEDHPTNYSIKYNEEEHHVDQPIDYSLKYSTDIPPSAQKPSFSFSKSPSVQSTKTDHISSSSGNTSTSAGSKRHNQLHPNSAQSRTGHTQKSASCKAPSINQETIQTYCVEDTPICFSRCSSLSSLSSAEDETGREQATRAGDTDNSLKIAGMKENSRSLSAAGTVNETSSASQHIRTKSNRLQASSLSPSDSARHKAVEFSSGAKSPSKSGAQTPKSPPEHYVQETPLMFSRCTSVSSLDSFESRSIASSVQSEPCSGMVSGIISPSDLPDSPGQTMPPSRSKTPPPPQATQVKRETVKTKIPTTEKRESGPRQTAVNTAVQRVQVLQDADTLLHFATESTPDGFSCSSSLSALSLDEPFIQKDVELRIMPPVHENDHGNESELEQPNDTKDNQEKKTEKLTETEKDILDDSDEDDIEILEECIISAMPTKSSRKTKKPSQIAASKIPPPVARKPSQLPVYKLLPSQSRLHSQKHVSFTPGDDMPRVYCVEGTPINFSTATSLSDLTIESPPNELANAETASTLMEPAEFEKRDTIPTEGRNTDDAQRGKKSTGTTIALDDDKAEEGDDILAECINSAMPKGKSHKPFRVKKIMDQIQQASTSSSVGAKNQLEVEKKKPTSPVKPIPQSNEYKARLRKTTEQKSNFSSERTYTDNKETKKQNLKNSSRDFNEKVPNNEERARGSFAFDSPHHYTPIEGTPFCFSRNDSLSSLDFDDDVDLSREKAELRKGKEREIKPSTNAEHQSASQQSSSRMQACQKHTPTGRKQPKTLVQKQIPFSQSSKDISERAAASDEKTQNFAIENTPVCFSRNSSLSSLSDIDQENNNNKESEPREQMEPSDAQIEPSRPQVSGYAPKSFHVEDTPVCFSRNSSLSSLSIDSEDDLLQECISSAMPKKKKPSRTKSDSEKNSSRNMRGILAEDLTLDLKDIQRPDSEHGFSPDSENFDWKAIQEGANSIVSSLHQAAAAASLSRQASSDSDSILSLKSGISLGSPFHLTPDQEEKPFTSNKGPRIIKPGEKSTLETKKVESENKGIKGGKKVYKSMITGKARSNSELTSHLKQPLQTNMPSISRGRTMIHIPGVRNSSSSTSPVSKKGPQPKSATSKSPNDNQTSTSSPRVAKPSVKPEPSPISRQPSQQGGSSKGPSRSGSRDSTPSRPQQQPLTRPLQSPGRNSISPGRNGISPPNKLSQLPRTSSPSTTSTKSSGSGRMVYTSPGRQMSQQTVGKQTGLPKSTSGIPRSESASKGLNQISGISGSNKKPDVSRMSSAKSSGSESDRSERPVLVRQSTFIKETPSPTLRRKLEESASFESLSPSRPDSPTQSQTQTPVLSPSLPDMSLSTHSAIQTGGWRKLPPSLSPSLEYSDGRPTKRHDITRSHSESPSRLPINRSGTWKREHSKHSSSLPRVSTWRRTGSSSSILSASSESSEKAKSEDEKQHVSSFSGLKQSKESQAPTKGTWRKIKENEIPQIMTSPPQNSSPGATNGSDSKTLIYQMAPAVSKTEDVWVRIEDCPINNPRSGKSPTGNTPPVIDSVSEKGNVNSKDLNGKQNAGNGNVPVRLETRLNSFIQVDSPDKKGTETKPLLGNPAPAPETSENTVNERTPFSSSSSSKHSSPSGAVAARVTPFNYNPSPRKSSVDNSSSSSRPSQIPTPVNNSTKKRDSKTEGTDSSGAQSPKRHSGSYLVTSV; encoded by the exons GAGGTGCTGAAACAGCTGCAAGGAAGTATTGAAGATGAGGCAATGGCTTCATCTGGACAGATTGATTTGCTGGAACGTCTTAAAG AATTGAACTTGGACAGCAATAACTTCCCTGGAGTGAAGTTAAGGCCAAAGATATCCATGCGTTCGTACGGAAGCCGGGAAGGGTCAGTTTCTAGTCGATCAGGAGAGTGCAGCCCTGTTCCCATGGGATCGTTTCCTCGAAGAGGTTTTATGAATGGAAGCAGGGAGAGCACTGGTTATTTAGAAGAATTGGAGAAAGAGAG GTCTCTCTTGCTAGCTGAGCttgaaaaggaggaaaaagaaaaggactgGTATTAtgctcagcttcagaatctgacGAAGAGGATAGATAGTCTTCCTCTTACTGAAAAC TTCTCCTTGCAGACAGATATGACTAGAAGACAATTGGAGTATGAAGCAAGGCAGATCAGAGCTGCTATGGAAGAACAGCTAGGCACTTGCCAAGACATGGAGAAAAGAGCACAG GTGAGAGTTGCTAGAATTCAGCAAATTGAAAAGGATATTCTACGTATAAGACAACTCTTGCAATCCCAAGCTGCTGAAGCAGAG AGGGCACCTCCAAGCAAGCACGATGCAGGCTCGCATGAAGCTGAGAGGCAAAATGAAGGTCaaggagcagcagaaatcagCGTGGCAACTGCTGGCAGTAGTCAG GGTTCAGCTGCTCGTATGGACCATGAGACATCAAGTGTTATGAGTTCTAGCAGCAGTTACTCTGTTCCTCGAAGACTGACAAATCACCTAGGTACAAAG GTTGAAATGGTGTATTCATTGCTGTCCATGTTGGGTACTCATGATAAAGATGACATGTCACGAACTTTGCTAGCCATGTCTAGCTCCCAGGACAGCTGCATAGCTATGCGTCAGTCTGGATGTCTTCCGCTCCTCATTCAACTTCTGCATGGTAACGATAAAGACTCAGTGTTGTTGGGAAACTCCCGGGGTAGTAAGGAGGCCCGTGCCAGAGCCAGCGCAGCACTGCACAATATCATTCACTCGCAGCCTGACGATAAGCGAGGCAGGCGAGAAATCAGAGTCCTTCATCTTCTAGAACAAATCCGAGCTTACTGTGAAACATGTTGGGAATGGCAGGAAGCGCACGACCAAGGCATGGACCAGGACAAAAATCCAA TGCCGGCTCCCGTTGACCATCAGATCTGTCCTGCAGTATGTGTTCTTATGAAGCTTTCATTTGACGAAGAGCACCGTCATGCAATGAATGAACTTG GGGGATTGCAGGCCATTGCAGAATTGCTTCAAGTAGACTGTGAAATGTATGGGCTTACTAATGACCACTACAGTGTCACATTAAGACGATATGCTGGAATGGCTCTGACAAACTTAACTTTTGGAGATGTAGCAAATAAG GCTACATTGTGTTCTATGAAAGGTTGCATGAGAGCCCTTGTTGCCCAATTAAAATCTGAAAGTGAAGATTTGCAGCAG GTCATTGCAAGCGTGTTGAGAAATTTGTCTTGGCGAGCAGATGTGAACAGTAAGAAGACACTTCGTGAAGTTGGAAGTGTGAAAGCACTGATGGAGTGTGCTTTGGAAGTTAAAAAG GAATCTACCCTAAAGAGTGTATTGAGTGCTTTATGGAATCTGTCTGCCCACTGCACTGAGAACAAAGCTGATATATGTGCTGTGGATGGTGCTCTTGCCTTTTTAGTTGGCACACTGACTTACCGGAGTCAAACAAATACTTTAGCTATCATTGAAAGTGGAGGGGGAATACTGCGTAATGTCTCCAGCTTGATTGCTACAAATGAGGACCACAG GCAAATTCTAAGAGAGAACAGCTGTTTGCAAACCTTGCTGCATCACTTGAAGTCTCATAGTTTGACAATAGTCAGTAACGCATGTGGAACCTTGTGGAACCTCTCTGCACGGAATTCAAAGGACCAGGAAGCGCTATGGGACATGGGAGCCGTTAGCATGCTCAAAAATCTCATACATTCAAAACACAAGATGATAGCTATGGGCAGTGCTGCAGCTCTAAGGAACCTAATGGCAAACAGGCCTGCGAAATATAAAGATGCTAACATCATGTCTCCGGGTTCAAGCTTACCATCTCTTCATGTTAGAAAGCAAAAAGCGCTGGAAGCAGAGTTAGATGCTCAACATTTATCTGAGACCTTTGACAATATTGATAACTTAAGTCCCAAAACTTCTCATCGTAATAAGCAAAGACACAAACAGAATCTGTACAGTGAATATGTTCTAGATGCTAATCGACATGAAGATGGAGTTTGCAGATCCGAGAATTTTAATAGTGGCAATGTAACTGTACTTCCACCATATTTAAACACTACTGTACTGCCTGGCTCTTCCTCCTCAAGCAGAGGAAATACAGAGAGTTCTCGATCTGACAAGGACAGGAGCTTGGATAGAGAGCGTGCAATGGGATTAAGCAGCTATCATTCAGCAACAGAAAATTCTGGGAGCTCCTCTAAACGAATGGGAATGCAGATCTCTACTGCTGCAGCCCAGATTTCCAAAGTGATGGAAGAAGTAAATATGCATATTCCACAAGAAGAGAGAAGCAATGGATCTGTAACTGAAATGCACTGTTTGCCAGAAGATAGGAATGCTTTAAGAAGAACAGCCACTGCCCATTCTCACACAAATACCTACAACTTTCCTAAATCTGAGAACAGGACATGTCCTGTGCCTTATGCAAAAGTGGAGTATAAGAGAGCTTCTAATGATAGCTTAAATAGTGTCAGTAGCAGTGATGGCTATGGTAAAAGAGGACAGATGAAGCCTATTGAATCTTACTCTGAAGATGAAGAGAGTAAATTTTGCAGTTATGGACAGTACCCTGCTGATTTAGCCCATAAAATACACAGTGCTAACCATATGGATGACAATGATGGAGAGCTAGATACTCCAATAAACTATAGCCTAAAATATTCTGATGAGCAATTAAATTCTGGAAGGCAAAGCCCATCACAAAATGAAAGATGGGCAAGACCTAAGCACATAATTGAAGaggaaataaagcagaatgaaCAAAGACAGTCCAGAAGCCAAAGTGGAGCATACCCTGTATACGCTGAGAGCAGTGATAATAAACACATGAATTATCAGTCAGCTTTTGGACAGACAGAGTGTGTATCTCCTTTCAGATCAAGGGAATCTAATAGTTCAGAACAGAACAGAGTTACCTGCAGTCACGGAATAAATCCAAAAGCAAACCAGTCCATATGTCCAGTTGATGATTATGAGGATGATAAGCCAACTAACTATAGTGAACGCTACTCTGAGGAGGAACAGCATGAGGAAGAAGATCATCCAACTAATTATAGCATAAAATACAATGAAGAAGAGCACCATGTAGACCAGCCTATTGATTACAGTCTCAAGTATTCAACAGACATTCCTCCTTCCGCACAGAagccatctttttctttttcaaagagccCATCAGTACAGAGTACTAAAACGGATCATATTTCATCAAGCAGTGGGAATACATCAACCTCGGCTGGCTCAAAGAGACACAACCAGCTTCATCCAAATTCTGCTCAAAGTAGAACTGGTCACACTCAGAAGTCTGCATCCTGCAAAGCACCCTCCATCAACCAGGAAACAATACAAACCTATTGTGTAGAAGATACACCAATATGTTTTTCGAGATGTAGCTCTCTGTCATCTTTGTCATCAGCTGAAGATGAAACGGGACGTGAACAAGCCACACGGGCAGGAGATACGGATAACTCTCTGAAGATAGCGGGGATGAAAGAAAATAGTAGGAGTCTGTCTGCAGCAGGTACTGTAAATGAAACCTCTTCAGCCTCGCAACACATTAGAACAAAATCAAATAGACTTCAGGCTTCTAGTCTATCTCCTTCTGATTCAGCAAGACACAAAGCTGTAGAATTTTCCTCAGGTGCCAAATCTCCTTCAAAAAGTGGTGCGCAAACTCCTAAGAGCCCACCAGAACATTATGTGCAGGAGACTCCACTTATGTTTAGTAGGTGTACCTCTGTCAGTTCCCTGGATAGTTTTGAGAGCCGTTCGATTGCTAGCTCTGTTCAAAGCGAGCCTTGTAGTGGGATGGTAAGTGGTATTATAAGCCCAAGTGACCTTCCAGACAGTCCTGGGCAAACAATGCCACCAAGCAGAAGTaaaaccccaccccctccacaagCAACCCAAGTAAAGAGagaaacagtcaaaacaaaaatacccACCACTGAAAAGAGAGAGTCTGGGCCAAGGCAAACAGCTGTAAATACAGCTGTTCAAAGAGTACAGGTATTGCAAGATGCAGACACTTTGTTACATTTTGCTACAGAAAGTACACCAGATGGATTTTCTTGCTCATCAAGCCTAAGTGCTTTGAGTCTTGATGAACCGTTTATACAGAAAGATGTAGAGTTGAGAATAATGCCTCCTGTACATGAAAACGACCATGGGAATGAATCGGAACTTGAACAGCCAAATGACACAAAGGATAATCAAGAGAAGAAGACAGAGAAGCTCACGGAGACTGAAAAGGATATCCTGGATGATTCAGATGAAGATGATATCGAAATATTGGAGGAATGTATTATTTCTGCTATGCCAACAAAATCTTCACGTAAAACCAAAAAGCCTTCACAGATAGCTGCTTCAAAAATACCTCCACCTGTAGCCAGGAAGCCAAGCCAGTTGCCTGTATATAAACTTCTCCCTTCTCAAAGCAGATTGCATTCTCAAAAACATGTTAGTTTTACACCTGGAGATGATATGCCACGCGTGTATTGTGTTGAGGGAACGCCAATAAATTTCTCAACGGCTACATCGCTGAGTGATCTCACAATAGAATCACCACCCAATGAATTGGCTAATGCAGAGACAGCTAGTACATTGATGGAACCTGCAGAGTTTGAAAAGAGAGATACCAttcccacagaaggcagaaatACTGATGATGCTCAGAGAGGGAAAAAGTCAACTGGGACTACTATTGCATTAGATGATGACAAAGCAGAAGAAGGTGATGATATTCTTGCAGAATGCATTAATTCTGCTATGCCAAAAGGGAAAAGTCACAAACCTTTCAGAGTGAAAAAGATAATGGATCAAATCCAGCAGGCATCTACATCCTCATCAGTAGGTGCCAAAAATCAGCTAGAAGTTGAGAAAAAGAAACCAACTTCGCCAGTAAAACCCATACCCCAAAGTAATGAGTATAAAGCACGCTTACGAAAAACCACAGAGCAAAAAAGTAATTTTAGTAGTGAAAGAACCTATACAGACAATAAAGagacaaagaaacaaaaccttaaaaatagctcaaggGACTTCAATGAAAAAGTTCCAAATAATGAAGAGCGTGCAAGAGGAAGCTTTGCATTTGATTCCCCCCATCATTACACTCCAATTGAAGGAACCCCCTTTTGTTTTTCACGAAATGACTCTTTGAGTTCTCTAGACTTTGATGACGATGTTGATCTTTCAAGGGAAAAGGCAGAActgagaaaggggaaagaaagggaaattaaACCTAGTACCAATGCAGAACATCAATCTGCAAGCCAGCAGTCAAGCAGTAGAATGCAAGCTTGCCAAAAACACACTCCAACAGGAAGAAAGCAACCCAAAACACTGGTGCAGAAGCAAATTCCATTCTCTCAGTCATCTAAAGATATTTCAGAAAGGGCTGCAGCTTCCGATGAGAAAACACAAAATTTTGCAATAGAAAATACTCCCGTTTGTTTTTCTCGCAATTCATCTCTGAGTTCTCTCAGTGATATTGATcaagaaaacaacaataacaaagaaAGTGAACCCAGAGAACAAATGGAACCATCTGATGCACAAATAGAACCAAGTAGACCACAAGTTTCTGGCTATGCTCCTAAATCATTTCATGTTGAAGATACTCCTGTGTGTTTTTCAAGAAACAGTTCCCTCAGTTCTCTTAGTATTGACTCAGAAGATGATCTTCTACAGGAGTGTATTAGTTCTGCCATgcctaaaaagaaaaagccttCTAGAACAAAATCAGACAGTGAAAAAAATAGCTCTAGAAATATGAGAGGCATTTTGGCAGAAGACCTGACACTAGATTTGAAGGATATTCAAAGGCCTGATTCAGAACATGGTTTCTCACCAGATTCAGAAAATTTTGACTGGAAAGCTATTCAGGAAGGTGCAAATTCTATTGTTAGCAGCTTACAtcaagctgctgcagcagcatcaCTGTCTAGACAAGCCTCATCAGACTCTGATTCAATCCTTTCATTAAAATCTGGAATTTCCTTAGGATCACCCTTTCATCTTACACCCGACCAAGAAGAAAAACCTTTTACTAGTAATAAGGGTCCAAGAATTATTAAACCAGGGGAGAAGAGTACACTGGAAACGAAGAAAGTAGAATCTGAAAATAAAGGTAtcaaaggaggaaagaaagtgtATAAAAGCATGATCACAGGTAAAGCTCGTTCTAATTCAGAACTTACAAGTCATTTGAAACAGCCTTTGCAAACCAATATGCCCTCAATCTCCCGAGGTAGGACAATGATTCATATTCCTGGAGTTCGAAATAGCTCCTCAAGTACAAGTCCTGTTTCTAAAAAAGGGCCTCAACCAAAGAGTGCAACCTCCAAAAGTCCTAATGATAACCAGACTTCTACTAGTTCTCCCAGAGTAGCCAAACCATCTGTAAAACCTGAGCCAAGTCCTATATCCAGACAGCCATCTCAACAGGGTGGATCAAGTAAAGGACCTTCTAGATCAGGATCTAGAGATTCCACACCTTCTAGACCACAACAGCAACCCTTAACCAGACCTCTGCAGTCTCCTGGCCGAAATTCAATTTCACCTGGCAGAAATGGCATAAGTCCCCCTAATAAACTCTCCCAGTTGCCACGAACATCTTCTCCGAGTACGACTTCCACTAAGTCTTCTGGTTCAGGAAGAATGGTATACACCTCGCCAGGCAGACAGATGAGCCAGCAAACTGTAGGAAAACAAACCGGATTGCCCAAAAGTACCAGTGGTATTCCCAGAAGTGAATCTGCCTCAAAAGGATTAAACCAAATTTCTGGTATCAGCGGATCAAACAAGAAGCCTGATGTATCTAGAATGTCATCGGCCAAATCCAGTGGGAGTGAATCTGATAGATCAGAGAGACCTGTTTTGGTCCGCCAGTCAACTTTTATTAAAGAAACTCCAAGTCCCACTCTAAGAAGGAAATTGGAAGAGTCTGCCTCATTTGAATCTTTGTCACCTTCCAGACCAGATTCTCCTACACAGTCCCAAACACAGACTCCAGTTTTAAGCCCATCCCTTCCTGATATGTCTTTATCTACTCATTCAGCCATCCAAACTGGTGGTTGGCGAAAGTTACCTCCTAGCCTGAGTCCTTCTTTGGAATACAGTGATGGGAGACCAACAAAACGGCATGACATAACTCGGTCTCACTCAGAGAGTCCTTCCAGACTGCCAATTAACAGATCGGGGACTTGGAAGCGTGAACATAGTAAACATTCCTCATCACTTCCTCGTGTGAGCACCTGGCGTAGGACTGGAAGTTCTTCCTCAATTCTTTCAGCTTCTTCAGAATCCAGTGAGAAGGCAAAGAGTGAGGATGAAAAGCAACATGTAAGTTCTTTTTCTGGACTCAAGCAATCTAAAGAGAGTCAAGCACCAACAAAAGGTACTTGGCGGAAGATTAAAGAGAACGAGATTCCTCAGATAATGACAAGTCCTCCTCAGAATTCCTCACCAGGTGCTACCAATGGTTCTGATTCAAAAACACTCATTTACCAGATGGCACCTGCCGTCTCAAAGACAGAAGATGTTTGGGTGAGAATTGAGGATTGCCCTATTAATAATCCTAGATCTGGAAAATCTCCCACAGGGAACACCCCCCCTGTTATTGACAGTGTTTCGGAGAAAGGGAATGTGAATAGCAAAGATCTTAACGGAAAACAAAATGCAGGGAATGGGAATGTCCCTGTTCGTTTAGAAACCCGCCTGAATTCATTTATTCAAGTAGATAGTCCAGACAAGAAAGGAACTGAAACGAAACCTTTGCTAGGCaaccctgcccctgccccagagACTAGTGAAAACACTGTTAATGAACGTACACCATTCAGTTCCAGCAGCTCAAGCAAACACAGTTCGCCCAGTGGTGCTGTTGCAGCAAGAGTGACTCCTTTCAACTACAATCCAAGCCCCAGAAAAAGCAGCGTGGATAATAGTTCCAGTTCCTCTCGGCCATCGCAGATACCAACACCAGTGAATAACAGCACAAAAAAACGAGATTCAAAGACTGAAGGTACAGATTCAAGTGGTGCCCAAAGTCCTAAGCGTCATTCTGGATCCTACCTGGTAACTTCTGTTTAA